The sequence CACCCTTGCTGTTCACCGGCTCACCCAAAGAAAATGGCGGCATGATCAGGGCGCTGATCTCCTCGCGGGGCAATGGCGACGCCGCCAGCACGCCACCCGCAAACAGCCAGGCCTGAAGACAGAGTATGAACCGGGATACGCGCATGGCTGGCAGTCTGCCGGGCCCAAACACCCCGTGCCATAGGACCAAAGTCTGAGACTGCCCCTACGACCAAAGGCCAATACCGGGGCCGGAGGCAGGTAGCTAGGCTGAGGGGATTAAAGCCAGCAAAGGAGGATGAAATGGCCTGGTCTGCCCCGAAACTGAAAGAAATCAACTGCGGCATGGAAATCAACATGTACTCCCCGTCCGAGGACGAGGGCCGCGAATACGAACCCGATCTGTTCTGATCGCAAGACAGGAAAACGGCCATGCGGTTTCTGGTTCTTGGTGCAGCAGCGGGCGGTGGCCTGCCGCAGTGGAATTGCGGTTGCCGGAACTGCCGGGACGCACGTCTCGGCAGGATCGCTTCCGCCACCCAGTCCTCGCTTGCCGTGACACTGGACGGGCAGAACTGGGCGGTTCTGAACACCTCTCCCGATATCCGTGTTCAGTTGCAAAACTGCCCGTCCATGCACCCGCAATCGCTGCGCCACAGCCCGCTGCGCGCCGTGCTTCTGACCAATGGTGACATTGATCACATCGCAGGTCTTCTGTCCTTGCGGGAACAGTCGCCTTTCACCCTGTTCGCCACTGCCGGCCTGCTGGATGTGCTGGAGGCCAACCCGGTCTTCAACGCGCTTCCGGCAGCTGTTGGCCGTCATCCGGTGCGGCTGAGCGAGGGCTTCGAGCTGCTGCCGGGCTTGCAGGCTACAGTCTTCGCGGTGCCCGGCAAGGTGCCGCTGTTCATGGAAGACAGGCAGGTGCAGACGGATCTGATGGGCGATCAAACAGTCGGCGTCCGGCTGAGCGACGGTGCGAAAACCGCCTATTACATCCCCGGCTGTTCCGGCGTCTCCGCAGAGCTGCTGGAGATTTTGGCAGACGCTGACCACATCTTCTTTGATGGCACGCTCTGGCACGATCAGGAGATGATCCAGAGCGGAACCGGCACCAAGACCGGCCAGCGGATGGGGCATATCTCCATCAGCGGCCCCGAAGGATCCATTGCTGGTTTGCGGAGTGTGGACGCCGCCAAGACGTTCATTCACATCAACAACACCAACCCTGTCTGGCAGCCCGGCAGCGCCCAGCACGCGGAGGTTCTGGCCGCCGGATGGACAATTGCAGCGGATGGAATGGAGATTGCGCTATGAATGTCCAACCCCGGGAAATGCCGGCCAGAGAGCCGCTTGAGGGCCGCTTGCGCGCCATCGGCGCGGTGCGCTACCACGACAAGCACCCGTTTCACCACAGGCTGCACGGCGGGGAGTGTTCTCCCGACGAGGTCCGCGCCTGGGTGATCAACCGCTGGGCCTATCAGGCGGCGATCCCGATGAAGGACGCGGCCTTTCTGTCCCGCTGCACCGATCCTGCCATGCGCCGGGCCTGGCGCAGCCGGATTGAAGACCATGACGGCGGCGTCAGCGAAGGCGGCGGCATCCGCCGCTGGCTGCGGCTGGCCGAAGCGGTCGGGCTCGATCCGGACTACGTGGCCTCCGGCCGGGGCGTGCTGCCGGCCACTCAATTCGCTGTCGACGCTTATATCCGCTACGTCCGCGACATGCCGCTGCTGCAGGCGGTGGCCTCGTCGCTGACGGAACTGTTTGCGCCCTCTATTCACGAACGGCGGATCGAAGGCCTGCTGCAGCATTACGACTTCGCCAATGCCGCAAGCCTCTCATATTTCCGAAAGCGGCTGACCGAGGCGCCGAAGGACGTGAAATTCGGCTTGGCCTGGGTGCTGGAGAACGCCGGCACGCCGGACAAGGAAGACGCCGCCTGCGAGGCGCTGATCTTTAAAACCAATGTTCTTTGGGCGCAGCTGGATGCGCTCTGGGGGGCCTATGTGGAGCCGGGACGGATTCCGCCGGGCGCCTGGCAGCCGGGCGAGGGGCTGGCATGACACTGGCGCTTGCCCTCTCGGACCGCCCCTATCTGCCGCGCGGGGTGCGGATGATCACGGACAACGTGCGGGGCGGCACGGTGCTGCTCTGCCCGGAAAAGGCCATCGCGCTCGATGCCATAGGCGAGGCGATCCTGTCGCGGGTGGATAGCAGCGCTTCGTTCAAGGAAATCGTTGCCGGTCTCGCGGCGGCCTACGATGCCCCGGCGGAGCAGATCGCCGGCGACGTGCAGCGCTTTCTGGCCGGGCTGCGGGCCCGCATGTACCTGGCGGTGCACCCATGACGGTGCCGCCGCCCATCGCGATGCTGGCCGAGCTGACGCACCGCTGTCCGCTGGCCTGCCCCTATTGCTCCAACCCGCAGGACCTGCTGGGCCGCGAGGCGGAGATGACAACCGGCGAATGGGCGGAGGCCTTCCGCCAGGCCGCGGAGCTGGGCGTCCTGCAATTGCACCTGTCCGGCGGCGAGCCCGCTGCGCGCCCCGATCTGGCGGACCTCACCGCGGCGGCACAGGGCTGCGGGCTCTATACCAACCTGATCACCAGCGGCATTGGACTGACTCCCAAGCGTCTGGATGCGCTGGAGGCGGCTGGGCTGGACCATATCCAGCTGTCGCTGCAGGGCACGAATGCGGAGCTTGCGGATTGGATCGGCGGCTACAAAGGCGGGTTTTACCGCAAGATGCAAATCGCGGCGGAGATCAAGGCCAGGGGAATTCCCCTGACACTGAACGCCGTGATGCACCGGCACAATCTGGATGATCTGGAACGCACCATAGAAATGGCTGTCGAAATGGGCGCGCGCAGGCTTGAGGTCGCCTGCGTGCAGTTCCACGGGTGGGCGTCCCGCAACCGGGCGCAGCTTTTACCCACCCGCGCGCAGACAGAGGCGGCCAAGCGCATCGTCGCCGAGGCGGAACAGCGGCTGCGCGGGGTGCTGGCCTTTGATTTCGTGCCACCCGACTACTACGCGGATTACCCCAAGGCCTGCATGGGGGGCTGGGGCACAGCCGGGCTGAATATCGCGCCGGACGGTACTGTGCTGCCCTGCCATGCGGCCCAGACCATCCCGCATTTGGACTTCGACAATGTCCGCAGCAAACCGCTGGCGGCGATCTGGTACGAAGGCGCGGCGTTCAATGCCTACCGCGGCACCGATTGGATGCCGCAGCCGTGCCGCAGCTGCGACCGCAAGGAGACCGATTTCGGTGGCTGCCGTTGCCAGGCGCTGGCTCTTGCCGGAGACGCAGGGGCAACCGATCCAGTGTGCCGGAAATCACCGCGGCACCAGACTGTGGTTGAGCTTCTAGAAACAGGCAGGAGCAATTCTGAAACTACTTTTGTCTACCGGCGCGCGGCTTGCTAGGTAACGCCAGCCTTGACCTAGGTTTTCGGAGCATCCTCGTGATAGGCATTCACCCTGGTTTGCGCGAAAAAAGCGCTGGGAAGCTGGCTGCTTCGAAACTGTGACAGGTCCATAGCTGGCAGACAGCTCTTGGCCAGTTTCTCTTCCGGAGCCAAGCGATAACCCTCCACAAGGCAACCGCATTGCAGTATGGTCATCACCTTGAAGTTGAGCAGCCCGGCGGCGAATACGATCCCGCGGGTCGGATAGTTCCGACTGTCCGCGTAGCAGACACGACGCGATCCGCTTCCATTGATTTGGCGCAATGCGGCGTCTTGTAACGCGGGTATCCTGATGGCGTTGGAATTCGAAAGCGAGCAATGGCAAGGTTTCTTATCATTCTCATTGCGTTCCTGTCGGCGATGCCGGTCTGCGCGCAGGATGAATCGCGTGCCTTCATCTTCGGCGGCGACGCATTTCTTGCAGGGCGGTCGGTGACACACGACGCAGCCGGGTCCGACGATCTGTTCATGGCTGGCGAGCGGGTCGTTGGAAAGACGGCCATCACAGGATCGGCCCATCTTGCCGGCCGCGAGGTAACCATGGACGGCGGGATTGGAGGCGATGCCTACGCCGCGGGCGAGGAGATCGCCTTGCGGGGCGACGTCGTTGGTGATGCGACCCTGGCCGGCCGAAGTGTCTCCGTGGCCGGCGTTGGCGGTGACTTGCGGGTGGCCGGATCCGAACTTCGCCTTGGCGGCGCGATCGGGGGCACCGCGATGATCGCCGGTGAAGTAATTGCTTTTGATGCCGTCGTCTCCGGCGATGTCAGTCTCGCAGCCAAGCGGGTGGCCTGGGGTGAAACAGCTTCGATTGGTGGGAGACTCATCGTCTTTGAAGAAGAGCCGGGCGAAACGGATATTCCGGAGCGGGTCGTGCCGGCCGGTCGTGTCGAGCGGCGTGAAATCGAGGATTGGGACGGGCCAAAGCCGCCGAGTTGGGGCCGCGTGATTGTAAAGTTCCTTATGGGGGTGGTCGTGGTTGCGGCACTGGCCGCGCTTGTTGCAGCGCTGGTGCCTGAACGCCTCGCCGAAATGCGGCGGCAGGTCTTGGCGCGGCCATTCCACACGTTGTGGATTGGCTTCATGGCTCAGTCGGCCATCATCGGTGCAGGTGTCCTTTTCGCGCTGACCATTATCGGCCTGTTGATGACCCCGGCATTGGTGGTTCTGGCGATTGCCGCCGGCTTTGCCGGGTACGTGGTCGCCGCCTATGCGTTCGGCGTTGGCCTTCTCCTCGCCTTCGGCCGTCCCGATCCGGACAGCATTGCAGAACGGGCGCTGGCGGCGGGCGTCGGCGCACTCACGGCGGGGCTTATCGGGCTGATCCCGTTCCTGGGCTGGCTATTCGTTCTCGTGCTTGTCCTCTCCGGCATCGGGGCGATCACAGTGCGGACGATCCGGCCAGTATTCTTTGCAGACACATACTGAACCTCAAGAAACGATCGGCAGCCTGCCGATCTATGAGCGCGAACAAACTGTTGATTTCTCGCTCGTGGCGAATGTTCAGTCTGGAGGCGCTGGACCGCAGTGCCGTTCTTGACAGCGAGAGTCCGGGTCGGTCCGTCCATGCAGAACGGCCGGTTTGGGTCAGATCTCGAGCACCTCAGCTATTGCCAACGCGTTTTCCAGTTCAACGCCGGGATACCGTACGGTGATGTCCATCTTGGTGCGGCCCGGCAAGAGCTGAACCGCTCGCAGGTTTCCGGTCTTGCGGTTGATGTGTGCGACTTTGGTCCGGCGCATCAAATGCCTTGGCCTGTCGCGGTTTGCTGCCGCTCCTTTGATAGCACTTATTGCACCCAAGGAGACGAGCTACGGGAACGAAACGTGCGGACGAATTGCGCGCTGTTGCGGTGCGGGTCGCGCTGACCAGCGGACTGACACGCAATCAGGTGGCGTCTGATCTGGGCGTTGGCGTATCGACGCTGAACAAGTGGATCACGGCGCATCCGCTGCCCGGCAGTGCATGTTTACATGCACGAGAAGGGCGATACGGAAGCGGTGCCGGAGAAAGACCTGGACTTTGCCCGTGAGAACGAGCGGCTTCGACGGGAGACCCGCATTCTCAAGGAGGAGAGGGACACCCTAAAAGAAGGCCACAGCCTTCTTCGCGAGACAAAAGCCATGAGGTTCAGGTTCATCGAAGAGCATTGCACAGAATTCCCTACAGCTCGTGTGTGCCATGTTATGGATGTCAGCTCACGAGGGTTATCGGCCCCGATTGATCACGGTCATTGGAAGACTTTCGATGTCGGGTAATCTCCTAGGGGTGTCAAAGCCTGTCCGGAGGCAGAGCCATGCCGATCTTTTTGGAACCTGCGGAGGTGATCGACGATCTGAAGGAATTTCGGTCCGTCCTGATCGTATCCTGTCCGATCTGCCCGCCGATGTGCGTCTCGATCCAACAAAAAAGCCCGTTCCTGCAACCGCTGAAGCATGGGCTTAAAACCCCGGCTTTCGAGGACTACATCGCCTCGATCAGAGAGGCGCTGGCCGGTCATGGCGTCCGCTCGGAAGCTTTCACCCTTCGCTTGCCCGTCCCGATGATGTGTCTTTGGACCGCGCGGCAACGCGCTCGGATCTTGAAGCGGGCGCAGGGCTTCGGTGCGGTGCTGGTTCTGGGATGCGACTCGGCGACATACACAGCGGCCGATGCGCTCAGAGGGACCGACTGCAAGGTTTTTCAGGGCATGGAGGTCAAGACGATCACAAACGCAACCACTGCGCTTGGGCCGTCGGCGACCGTCACCCTCGATTGGCACCCGCTCCCGAAGACTCCGAAAAGCGGTCAGTTCAATGGTCCCGACTGGGGAGAAAAGAGTCAGTCGACACGTCGGTGAGCGATGCCGCCCGCAACGATTAAGTGAGAGGATACTCTGATGAGTGTGATGGAACAGATGATGGGTCTGATGATGGGCCGGATGAGCAAGGAAGACAAAGAGGCCATGATGGACAGCATGATGGAGACGTTCTTTGCCGGCATCTCACCGGAGGAAAAGCAGAAGATGATGACAGACATGATGCCCAAGATGATGCCACGCATGGAACCTGCACAGCGCCGCAATTCAGCAGAGGCAATAGTAGAAGCGCTTGTGGATGAAGGTTCCAAGGGCCTGTCCGCAGACGAGCGGCGCGCCTATCTCAACGCACTGTCCGACGTCCTCGAAACAGCGTCATGAGAGGGAGGTGAGACCATGGCTGCGGCAGGCAATGGCAATACTGACTTTCCCGCCAAGTACTGTGTCGTACAGCCGAATGCGCTGCGCCTCGGAAAGGCGCAGCCCGGGGTCATGACGGCGTTTAACGGCCTGCACGTCGCGGGAATGGCCGGTGGACCACTTGACCATAAAACTAAGGAACTCATGGCGCTTGCGATCAGTATCGTTGTGCGCTGCGACGATTGTATTGCCCATCACGTGCACGACGCGATCGAGGCGGGCGCGACCCGGGAAGAACTGGAGGACGCAATTGGCGTCGCGGTGCTGATGGGGGGCGGCCCCGGTATGATCTACGCGACCCATGCTATCGAGGCAGTTCATCAGTTTCTCGATCGCCCAGGCTAGAACATGCCGTCCCGGCTTCTGCTGACCGCGTTCGCAACTCTCAATATAGCCGGTGGGTTGGCTTGCATTCTTGCGCCCGCGTTGATGCTTCGGTCCTTTGGAGTCGTCGTTCCGCCGATGGGTATCGTGATCTACCAGTTCTGGGGCGTCGCCGTGGCTGGCACCGGCGCGCTTCTCTGGCTTTTGCGGAACAGATGCGGCGACGGAATGCCGGTTCCCTTGGTGAGCATTCTGGTCGTGATGAACACCTTGAATGCCGCCATCGCCGTTAGTGGGCAATTCTCAGGGGCGAACGCATCAGGATGGGCAATGGTCGCATTGTACGTCTTGTTTGCACTCGCGTTTCTTGCCGTCGCCATTGGAGCGATACGACGGAACGGGTGGTGAGCGCGGCGCATCATCCCCTTCGATCCCACGCGGCGGAACCGGAATCCCTGGACTTCTACGCCCGCCGGGCCGAAACTTGGCAGATCCCGTCGCAGGCACGAATAGTTACGCATCATGCAGCCAGTCCCTCTTGCGTGTTCAGGGTATGGTGGGAGTGGAACGTCGGGTACTCTCGAATCTCCGGCGCTTTCTTGAGGCAGCTGCTGTTTCCCACTCGCCCGCGTCAAGCAGGTAGCAGAAGTCCGGCCTCAGTCGCCACCCGGCGCGATGTCTATGCATCCCGGCCAGGAAAACTCCGCTACGCTGAGATACCGCAGGAAGCAGTAAAGGCCGGAATGGGGATCGTCCCGCCAAGCGGGGGAGTGGAGAATGGCGATGACTCCTGCTTCCAAGTCTGGATGTCGCTTGGCGATGTCAGCAATGACCGTTCTGAAGGCTTCTGCGGACTGGCATTCATGCCCGCTTGCGGGAGGCTAATACGCCGGATTCCTGGATAATTTCAGAGACTTGATGTTCCTTGCGGTACGCCATGACATGCACCCCGGAAACACCGGCTATGTCACGCATCTGCTGGATCAGCTCCACGCAGATCTTCTTGCCTTCCTGTCCGGGCTTTTCAGCCTTCTCCATACGGTCAATGACCGCATCCGGAATGT is a genomic window of Leisingera caerulea DSM 24564 containing:
- the pqqE gene encoding pyrroloquinoline quinone biosynthesis protein PqqE; this translates as MTVPPPIAMLAELTHRCPLACPYCSNPQDLLGREAEMTTGEWAEAFRQAAELGVLQLHLSGGEPAARPDLADLTAAAQGCGLYTNLITSGIGLTPKRLDALEAAGLDHIQLSLQGTNAELADWIGGYKGGFYRKMQIAAEIKARGIPLTLNAVMHRHNLDDLERTIEMAVEMGARRLEVACVQFHGWASRNRAQLLPTRAQTEAAKRIVAEAEQRLRGVLAFDFVPPDYYADYPKACMGGWGTAGLNIAPDGTVLPCHAAQTIPHLDFDNVRSKPLAAIWYEGAAFNAYRGTDWMPQPCRSCDRKETDFGGCRCQALALAGDAGATDPVCRKSPRHQTVVELLETGRSNSETTFVYRRAAC
- the pqqB gene encoding pyrroloquinoline quinone biosynthesis protein PqqB translates to MRFLVLGAAAGGGLPQWNCGCRNCRDARLGRIASATQSSLAVTLDGQNWAVLNTSPDIRVQLQNCPSMHPQSLRHSPLRAVLLTNGDIDHIAGLLSLREQSPFTLFATAGLLDVLEANPVFNALPAAVGRHPVRLSEGFELLPGLQATVFAVPGKVPLFMEDRQVQTDLMGDQTVGVRLSDGAKTAYYIPGCSGVSAELLEILADADHIFFDGTLWHDQEMIQSGTGTKTGQRMGHISISGPEGSIAGLRSVDAAKTFIHINNTNPVWQPGSAQHAEVLAAGWTIAADGMEIAL
- a CDS encoding carboxymuconolactone decarboxylase family protein, coding for MAAAGNGNTDFPAKYCVVQPNALRLGKAQPGVMTAFNGLHVAGMAGGPLDHKTKELMALAISIVVRCDDCIAHHVHDAIEAGATREELEDAIGVAVLMGGGPGMIYATHAIEAVHQFLDRPG
- the pqqC gene encoding pyrroloquinoline-quinone synthase PqqC, with protein sequence MNVQPREMPAREPLEGRLRAIGAVRYHDKHPFHHRLHGGECSPDEVRAWVINRWAYQAAIPMKDAAFLSRCTDPAMRRAWRSRIEDHDGGVSEGGGIRRWLRLAEAVGLDPDYVASGRGVLPATQFAVDAYIRYVRDMPLLQAVASSLTELFAPSIHERRIEGLLQHYDFANAASLSYFRKRLTEAPKDVKFGLAWVLENAGTPDKEDAACEALIFKTNVLWAQLDALWGAYVEPGRIPPGAWQPGEGLA
- the pqqD gene encoding pyrroloquinoline quinone biosynthesis peptide chaperone PqqD; the encoded protein is MTLALALSDRPYLPRGVRMITDNVRGGTVLLCPEKAIALDAIGEAILSRVDSSASFKEIVAGLAAAYDAPAEQIAGDVQRFLAGLRARMYLAVHP
- the pqqA gene encoding pyrroloquinoline quinone precursor peptide PqqA — its product is MAWSAPKLKEINCGMEINMYSPSEDEGREYEPDLF